In the Cololabis saira isolate AMF1-May2022 chromosome 7, fColSai1.1, whole genome shotgun sequence genome, one interval contains:
- the mid1ip1l gene encoding mid1-interacting protein 1-like produces MMQISSDSTSNKHSLINVMHRFIAAANNMDETIMVPSLLRDLPLEEQAASQVEDNNNETASKQRDMYEHYLLLKSIKNDMEWGLLKREMSSGASFLEMAVKQEEQQPVTGDLVVDDNAELEHQFHYHLRGLFGVLSKLTMRADHLTNRYKREIGGGNFMR; encoded by the coding sequence ATGATGCAGATCAGCAGCGACTCAACCAGCAACAAGCACTCACTGATCAACGTCATGCACCGGTTCATCGCAGCAGCCAACAACATGGACGAGACCATCATGGTCCCCAGCCTGCTGCGAGACCTGCCGCTGGAGGAGCAGGCCGCCAGTCAGGTGGAGGACAACAATAACGAGACTGCCAGCAAACAGAGGGACATGTATGAGCATTACTTGCTCCTCAAGTCCATTAAGAACGACATGGAGTGGGGTCTGCTGAAGAGGGAGATGAGCAGCGGCGCCAGCTTCCTGGAAATGGCAGTGAagcaggaggagcagcagccggTGACCGGGGATCTGGTCGTGGACGACAACGCCGAACTGGAGCATCAGTTTCACTACCACCTCAGGGGACTGTTTGGAGTTCTGTCAAAGCTCACGATGCGGGCAGACCACCTCACCAACAGATACAAGCGGGAAATTGGAGGCGGCAACTTCATGAGATAG
- the tspan7 gene encoding tetraspanin-7: MSPPSRRLQTKPVITCLKTFLISYSLIFWLTGVILLAVGVWGKVSLEAYLSLASDESTNAPYVLIGTGSIIVIFGLFGCFATCRGSPWMLKLYAMFLTLVFLAELVAGISGFIFRHEIKAKMGIAFKEAVKHYNSTDSISHTVDSIQRNLQCCGAKNYTDWKDTNYFNENGIPSSCCIDPANCTPEILKDIDKAGKEVYQTGCFALVTDVMESNLGIIAGISFGIAFFQVIGIFLACCLSRYITSNQYEMV, from the exons ATGTCGCCGCCGTCTCGCCGGCTTCAGACGAAGCCAGTGATCACCTGCCTGAAGACTTTCCTCATCTCCTACAGCCTCATTTTCTGG CTCACAGGCGTGATCCTGCTGGCCGTCGGCGTATGGGGGAAGGTCAGCCTGGAGGCCTATTTGTCCCTGGCTTCTGATGAGAGCACCAATGCACCATACGTCCTCATCGGGACTGGATCCATCATTGTTATCTTTGGACTGTTTGGCTGCTTCGCTACGTGCCGCGGCAGCCCATGGATGTTGAAACTG TATGCCATGTTCTTGACTCTGGTGTTCCTGGCTGAGCTTGTGGCTGGAATTTCAGGCTTCATCTTCAGGCATGAG atcAAGGCCAAAATGGGCATTGCTTTCAAAGAGGCAGTGAAGCATTACAATAGCACCGACAGTATTAGCCATACTGTTGACAGCATCCAGAGAAAC CTGCAATGCTGTGGAGCGAAAAATTACACGGACTGGAAGGACACAAATTACTTCAACGAGAATGGGATCCCATCCAGCTGCTGTATAGACCCCGCAAACTGCACACCAGAGATCCTGAAAGACATCGACAAAGCTGGGAAAGAAGTGTACCAAACA GGGTGCTTTGCTTTGGTGACCGATGTGATGGAATCCAACCTGGGAATCATTGCTGGGATCTCTTTTGGGATCGCATTCTTCCAG GTCATTGGGATTTTCCTTGCCTGTTGCTTGTCTCGATACATAACCAGCAACCAGTATGAGATGGTCTAA